A single genomic interval of Lathyrus oleraceus cultivar Zhongwan6 chromosome 7, CAAS_Psat_ZW6_1.0, whole genome shotgun sequence harbors:
- the LOC127105492 gene encoding uncharacterized protein LOC127105492, with protein MDSLPTLLPEKTKDSKPKMKQKRNQAPKIGSGSESQTQFRQNRVFGTAWNTNVNIPKKPSDNIVTKPKPVIAQRHPKQPTTLTQPTDTKSPENPNLVKNKKSDTFPQQENDSAEPKTPVTSSHVIGKSKVQATPFYSAANCSKCRFDRLETSSYWVGQIKLAETVGKHFVACGFFKLAFKSQAEPIRNLRMELKRYLSRHGHLYEEKEWRKVGARYGVLKDESITSEMNSTT; from the exons ATGGATTCTCTTCCCACTCTACTTCCAGAAAAAACCAAAGACTCCAAACCAAAAATGAAACAAAAACGCAACCAAGCACCCAAAATCGGCAGCGGTAGTGAATCACAAACTCAATTCAG ACAAAACCGAGTTTTTGGTACTGCTTGGAACACAAACGTTAATATTCCCAAAAAGCCATCAGACAACATCGTAACCAAACCAAAACCTGTTATCGCACAAAGACACCCGAAACAACCAACCACTTTAACACAACCTACGGATACAAAATCACCAGAAAATCCGAACCTCGTAAAGAACAAAAAGAGTGACACATTCCCACAACAAGAAAATGATTCCGCAGAGCCTAAAACTCCGGTTACATCATCTCATGTTATAGGAAAGAGTAAAGTGCAAGCAACGCCGTTTTACAGTGCAGCAAATTGCAGCAAATGTCGTTTTGATAGGCTTGAGACTTCGTCTTATTGGGTTGGACAAATCAAGTTGGCAGAAACTGTTGGGAAACACTTTGTTGCTTGTGGATTCTTCAAGCTTGCTTTCAAATCTCAGGCTGAG CCAATAAGGAACCTTCGGATGGAGCTTAAGAGGTATTTGTCAAGGCATGGACACTTATATGAGGAGAAAGAATGGAGAAAAGTTGGTGCTAGGTATGGAGTATTGAAAGATGAAAGCATCACAAGTGAAATGAACTCAACCACTTGA